A single Methanocalculus alkaliphilus DNA region contains:
- the moaA gene encoding GTP 3',8-cyclase MoaA has product MPALIDPYGRPVTNVRISLTPACNLNCIYCHAEGEKEAGRLMTTDEIINIIGAVTRYPIRSIKFTGGEPTLRDDLVEIIGSVPSRVESSMTTNGTLLADQAYDLKKAGLSRVNISLDTLQNDRYITITGKDLLSDVLAGIDASLDAGLTPVKLNVVLLKGMNEDELPDFFDFVRGNRDLVLQIIELMHFNNCDSHAELNGIEDQIASEATEVLTRRMHHRKKYCVDGAEVEVVRPLHNTEFCAHCNRLRITSDGRLKPCLLRTDNEIDIRGKNGQELDELIQKAVSLRSPFYE; this is encoded by the coding sequence ATGCCAGCACTGATTGACCCCTACGGTCGGCCTGTCACGAACGTAAGAATCTCCCTTACCCCGGCCTGCAATCTCAATTGTATATACTGCCATGCAGAAGGGGAGAAGGAGGCCGGCAGACTGATGACAACTGATGAGATCATCAATATTATCGGGGCAGTGACCCGCTATCCCATCAGGAGCATCAAATTCACCGGAGGTGAACCAACACTGCGCGATGATCTTGTTGAGATCATCGGGTCTGTTCCATCAAGGGTAGAGTCGTCGATGACGACAAACGGAACGCTCCTTGCAGATCAGGCGTATGATCTCAAGAAAGCCGGCCTCTCCAGGGTTAATATCAGTCTTGATACGCTCCAAAATGATCGTTATATTACGATAACAGGAAAGGACCTTTTATCTGATGTCCTGGCCGGGATAGACGCATCACTCGATGCCGGCCTGACCCCGGTGAAACTGAATGTCGTTCTCCTTAAAGGTATGAACGAGGATGAACTCCCTGATTTCTTCGATTTTGTACGGGGAAACCGCGATCTGGTCCTCCAGATCATTGAACTGATGCATTTCAACAACTGTGACTCACATGCAGAACTCAATGGTATCGAAGATCAGATTGCATCTGAGGCGACAGAAGTTCTGACCCGGCGGATGCACCACAGGAAGAAATACTGTGTCGATGGTGCCGAGGTTGAGGTTGTCAGACCTTTGCACAATACTGAGTTCTGTGCACATTGTAACCGGCTTCGGATCACTTCTGATGGAAGATTAAAACCCTGCCTGCTCAGGACAGATAATGAAATAGATATCCGGGGTAAAAATGGGCAGGAACTGGACGAGCTGATTCAAAAGGCAGTCTCCCTCCGCAGCCCATTCTATGAATAA
- the cbiM gene encoding cobalt transporter CbiM — MHISDGVLPMPVIVAGWLITFILLGVTLRWAARQGDIAAEIPKVSVMAGAFFVASLIHIDIPPSSAHLILNGLVGVVLGPLSYIALFIGLILQAILFQHGGITVIGVNAVMIGIPALICYLAFLFAAKRRLPLPLTGAFCGGFAIILTIVLLIGVLVISGEQFYAIAGVLAIAHLPIIIVEAIVTGAVVGYLARVKPELLPIPFGGKRDEKR, encoded by the coding sequence ATGCATATTTCAGACGGTGTTCTTCCGATGCCGGTAATCGTCGCAGGATGGCTTATCACCTTTATTCTTCTGGGTGTCACTCTCCGCTGGGCAGCCCGCCAGGGTGATATCGCAGCAGAGATACCCAAAGTATCCGTGATGGCTGGCGCGTTCTTCGTTGCCTCACTTATCCATATCGACATTCCGCCATCAAGCGCTCACTTAATTCTCAACGGGCTCGTTGGAGTCGTCCTTGGTCCACTCAGTTATATTGCCCTCTTCATCGGGCTCATTCTTCAGGCAATCCTCTTCCAGCATGGCGGTATCACCGTCATCGGAGTGAATGCCGTCATGATCGGAATTCCTGCTCTTATCTGCTATCTGGCATTTCTCTTCGCCGCAAAAAGGAGACTCCCGTTACCACTTACTGGAGCGTTCTGTGGTGGATTTGCAATAATTCTGACAATTGTTCTCCTCATTGGTGTCCTTGTCATATCCGGTGAGCAGTTCTATGCCATCGCCGGGGTGCTCGCCATCGCCCACCTGCCCATCATCATCGTTGAAGCAATTGTCACCGGGGCAGTCGTTGGATACCTTGCACGGGTCAAACCGGAACTGCTCCCCATTCCATTTGGAGGAAAAAGAGATGAAAAGAGATAA
- a CDS encoding PGF-CTERM sorting domain-containing protein → MKRNTFTLQAMFMALLAVALICMPVSADQEAIEIEVAEVIEHAEDFMTYAVIIQDETRIIRNDESVDQEIRDIAAAVHRAGDELELIAKDMLDDAEEIGRLAVDPIGNRAAIDHLLDHIKEDLLEYKSILDAQHDAIHALEGGVPENLQIHADAIHDTAHTAERDVRHMNRHITALSTALDAAAAPVSQPAESPGFGVLAALAGIAAVAYARRS, encoded by the coding sequence ATGAAACGCAATACATTCACCTTACAAGCCATGTTCATGGCACTGCTCGCTGTTGCACTCATCTGTATGCCGGTATCGGCAGATCAGGAAGCAATCGAAATTGAGGTCGCTGAAGTCATCGAACATGCTGAAGACTTCATGACATATGCTGTCATTATTCAGGATGAGACGCGGATCATCAGAAATGACGAATCTGTCGATCAGGAAATCCGGGATATAGCAGCAGCAGTTCATCGTGCAGGTGATGAGCTTGAGCTCATTGCAAAGGATATGCTTGATGATGCAGAGGAGATAGGCAGACTCGCCGTAGATCCCATCGGTAACCGTGCAGCGATAGATCACCTCCTTGATCATATCAAAGAGGATCTTCTGGAGTACAAAAGTATCCTTGATGCACAGCATGATGCGATCCATGCACTTGAAGGGGGCGTCCCAGAAAACCTTCAGATTCATGCTGATGCCATCCATGATACCGCCCATACAGCTGAGCGTGATGTCAGACATATGAACAGGCATATAACAGCCCTAAGTACTGCACTTGATGCTGCGGCAGCACCTGTATCACAGCCTGCAGAGAGCCCCGGATTTGGAGTCCTTGCAGCTCTTGCCGGCATCGCAGCGGTCGCATATGCACGCCGCTCCTGA
- a CDS encoding M20 family metallopeptidase, with the protein MDPVRITSELIRINSDNPPGITTDVIEYIAGILDSLGIATDCIENAPGHCNLITREQGHPLLLCGHVDVVPALDEGWHHPPYSGTIDEEFVWGRGSTDMKGGCASILSAVSNLVEEGVEPGVSLAFVCDEEVGGPHGIHHLLAKELILPSDCIIAEPTPAIAPCIGQKGLCRFSVEFTGTPGHSSLYPCVGVSAVMEAFNFIHFIKELHNRDYPVEPSMAGIISHSERILSDIFQTKGLRSVLTRIMYNPGIISGGEKANIVAQKCHIEVDLRLPWGCDAYQLLDEIRCQAPNANITPSSVWNPSLTPPHSDIVSRITHEINQLHNVASQPIVQWAASDARALRKKGFRVVEYGPGDIRTLHAVNERVAHDDLRDASEIYREVIRSYQS; encoded by the coding sequence ATGGATCCGGTCAGGATAACCTCTGAGTTAATCAGGATCAATAGTGACAACCCGCCGGGTATCACAACAGATGTGATCGAGTATATTGCAGGCATCCTCGATTCACTCGGTATCGCAACGGATTGTATCGAGAACGCACCGGGCCACTGTAACCTGATAACCCGGGAACAGGGGCACCCCCTTCTTCTCTGTGGCCATGTTGATGTCGTCCCGGCGCTTGATGAGGGGTGGCACCATCCACCATATTCAGGAACTATTGACGAAGAGTTCGTATGGGGCAGGGGCAGTACAGACATGAAAGGAGGGTGTGCCTCCATCCTTTCAGCAGTTTCTAACCTTGTGGAAGAGGGTGTTGAGCCGGGAGTCAGCCTTGCATTCGTCTGTGATGAAGAGGTTGGGGGTCCGCATGGAATACATCACCTGCTTGCAAAGGAGCTTATACTCCCTTCTGATTGTATCATTGCGGAGCCAACCCCGGCTATAGCACCATGTATAGGCCAGAAAGGACTCTGTCGGTTCTCTGTGGAGTTTACCGGAACTCCAGGCCATAGTTCGCTATACCCTTGTGTCGGGGTGAGTGCTGTTATGGAGGCATTCAATTTTATTCATTTCATCAAAGAACTCCATAATCGTGATTACCCTGTCGAACCCTCAATGGCGGGTATTATTAGTCACTCCGAGCGTATCCTGTCGGATATCTTTCAAACCAAAGGTTTGCGTTCAGTCCTGACAAGGATTATGTATAATCCGGGTATCATCTCTGGCGGTGAAAAGGCAAACATCGTCGCCCAGAAGTGCCACATTGAAGTGGATCTTCGTCTCCCCTGGGGATGCGATGCTTATCAGCTTCTTGATGAAATCCGATGCCAGGCTCCGAACGCAAACATTACACCTTCAAGTGTTTGGAATCCATCACTGACACCGCCACATTCTGATATTGTCAGTCGAATCACCCATGAAATTAACCAGCTCCATAATGTTGCATCACAGCCAATCGTCCAGTGGGCAGCAAGTGATGCCCGTGCACTTCGCAAGAAAGGCTTCAGAGTGGTTGAATATGGTCCCGGAGATATCAGGACGCTGCATGCAGTCAACGAGAGAGTTGCTCATGATGATCTGAGAGATGCAAGTGAGATCTATCGTGAGGTTATTCGATCCTATCAGTCATGA